Proteins encoded by one window of Salvia splendens isolate huo1 chromosome 5, SspV2, whole genome shotgun sequence:
- the LOC121805171 gene encoding putative laccase-9, which yields MVSPTNFLFLCFSAIILVGGITSVQALVHRFEVRRTFHTRLCTNKSMLTVNGQFPGPTIYARRGELVTVDIINLSEQNITIHWHGVRMPRYPWADGTNLVTMCPITPGNKFRQRMILSDEEGTLFWHAHSDWSRATVYGAIIILPPTPESYPFPKPHAQIPILLGLWWNAEIEEVYENFLAEGRDPAPVDAFLMNGQPGDLYPCSTQDTFRLKVEPRKTYLIRMVSGLMHFMVFFKIAGHNVTVVGMDGAYTKPLNTNHIAISPGQTIDFLLETNQAPSHYYMAYKIYTRSSDYVPSTAILEYAGNYTPPPSPVFPSFQEGWPSTSMHFETKLRSLADAKHPIAVPTNITEKLFFTLSINLWPCDADSCLESDRFLASINNVSMMIPETSILEAYYKGVRGVFTANFPDRPDRIFNFTYVTLQQSESHPRFATAVYMLDYNAEVEIVFQGTILGKGMDHPMHLHGYSVYLLGTGLGNFNEARDRPSLNLVDPPYMDTVNVPRFGWTVVRFKANNPGVWYMHCHYDRHQTWGMRMVFIVKDGDRPEEKMLPPPQDMPRCDMPGGEVTLGPRELAQLVS from the exons ATGGTTTCTCCTacgaattttttatttttgtgcttCTCTGCTATTATTTTAGTGGGAGGCATAACATCTGTCCAAGCATTGGTTCATAGGTTTGAA GTGAGAAGAACATTTCACACAAGGCTATGCACCAACAAAAGCATGCTAACGGTAAACGGGCAGTTCCCGGGACCAACGATATATGCTAGAAGGGGAGAATTGGTCACAGTCGATATTATTAATCTCTCCGAGCAAAATATAACCATCCATTG GCATGGAGTAAGAATGCCTCGATACCCGTGGGCGGATGGCACCAACCTCGTGACAATGTGTCCCATTACTCCTGGCAACAAGTTTCGACAGCGAATGATCCTCTCGGACGAAGAAGGCACCTTGTTTTGGCACGCTCACAGTGACTGGTCTCGAGCTACTGTGTATGGCGCGATCATCATCCTGCCTCCCACGCCGGAGAGTTATCCTTTCCCTAAGCCTCATGctcaaattcctatcttactag GACTATGGTGGAATGCTGAAATAGAAGAAGTGTATGAGAATTTTCTTGCCGAGGGGCGGGATCCTGCGCCCGTTGATGCTTTCCTCATGAATGGTCAACCTGGAGATCTGTATCCATGCTCAACACAAG ATACGTTCAGATTAAAAGTCGAGCCAAGAAAGACCTACTTGATCAGGATGGTGAGTGGATTGATGCACTTCATGGTATTCTTCAAGATCGCCGGCCACAACGTGACGGTGGTGGGCATGGACGGTGCCTACACGAAGCCGTTGAACACCAACCACATCGCCATCTCCCCCGGCCAGACCATCGACTTCCTCCTCGAAACCAACCAGGCGCCCAGCCATTACTACATGGCTTACAAAATATACACCAGGAGCTCCGACTACGTCCCGTCCACTGCAATCCTGGAGTACGCCGGAAACTACACCCCACCGCCGTCCCCGGTGTTCCCCTCTTTCCAGGAAGGGTGGCCGTCCACGTCAATGCACTTCGAGACAAAGCTCAGAAGCCTAGCCGACGCCAAGCACCCCATCGCCGTCCCAACGAACATCACAGAGAAGCTCTTCTTCACCCTCTCCATCAACCTGTGGCCGTGTGACGCGGATTCTTGCTTGGAAAGCGACAGGTTCCTGGCAAGCATAAACAACGTGTCGATGATGATACCGGAAACGAGCATTCTAGAAGCTTACTACAAAGGGGTCAGAGGCGTTTTCACAGCCAATTTCCCAGATCGTCCGGATAGAATCTTCAACTTCACATATGTGACGCTGCAGCAGAGTGAGTCGCATCCGCGTTTCGCAACTGCGGTGTATATGTTGGATTACAACGCAGAGGTTGAAATCGTGTTTCAAGGCACCATCCTCGGCAAGGGAATGGATCACCCCATGCATTTACATGGCTACAGCGTCTACCTTCTCGGCACTGGATTGGGGAACTTCAACGAAGCCCGGGACCGCCCCAGCTTGAACCTTGTCGACCCCCCGTATATGGATACGGTGAACGTTCCGAGATTCGGATGGACCGTTGTGAGATTTAAGGCTAACAACCCAG gAGTCTGGTACATGCACTGCCATTACGACCGTCATCAGACTTGGGGAATGAGGATGGTGTTCATCGTTAAGGACGGGGATCGCCCGGAGGAGAAGATGCTACCGCCGCCACAGGATATGCCTCGGTGTGACATGCCTGGTGGCGAAGTCACGTTAGGGCCAAGGGAGCTAGCGCAACTGGTCTCTTAA